The DNA window CTATAAGGAAATTCCAACTTTAAAAGGAAAAGGCAAATCGCTAATCGAAGTCGATCATAAAATTGTCGGTACATTCAATCTCTATGCTGACAAAGCAAAAAATCTTTTGTTTTGTGAAAATAAAACCAATTTCGAACGACTCTACCATTCACCAAATAAAACACATTTTCCGAAGGATAGTATCAATGAGTACATCGTCAACAGAAAAAAGAAGGCAGTAAATCCAGATGCTACCGGGACCAAAGCTTCGGTTCATTATGATGATGTTATTCCTGCATTGGGCAAAAAGGAATACCGTATCCGTTTTACCAATGGCACTCTAGACGATGCTTTTGTAGATTTTGATACTATTTTTCAAAATAGAATCGATGAAGCGAATGAATTTTACGCTCAGATCCAGAAGGGAGTTGTTGACGAAAAACTCAAATCCATTCAGCGACAAGCGTACGCAGGGATGCTTTGGACCAAACAATGGTATTACTATAATGTATACGAATGGCTAAAAGGCGACCCGTCTACACCCAAACCGGAACGAGGACGAAACGAAGGCAGAAATAGCACTTGGAAGCATTTATATACTTCTAATATCCTGTCGATGCCCGATAAATGGGAATATCCTTGGTTTGCCGCTTGGGATTTGGCTTTTCATACCTTGCCTTTGGCGCGATTGGATCCCGATTTTGCCAAAAGGCAATTGCTGGTTATTCTGCGAGAATATTATATGCATCCCAACGGGCAAATTCCAGCTTATGAATGGTCATTTTCAGATGTTAATCCACCGGTTCATGCTTGGGCCACTTGGAAAGTGTATGAAATTGATAAGGAAGCCAATGGAGGAGTAGGAGATACGGTATTCTTAGAACGTATTTTCCATAAATTACTGCTCAATTTTACCTGGTGGGTCAATTTGAAAGACGAAAACGGGAATAATATCTTTGGTGGTGGTTTCCTCGGGATGGATAATATTGGGGTTTTCGATCGCTCGTATGACTTGCCTACCGGAGGTCATCTCGAACAAGCAGACGGGACGGGTTGGATGGCTATGTATTGCTTGAATATGTTGCGTATCGCCTGCGAAATTTCACTCCAAAACCCTGTTTATCAGGATATGGCCTCTAAGTTTTTTGAGCATTTCCTGCATATATCCGGAGCGATGCAGTCGTTGGGAAGCAACGATGTGAGTCTTTGGGATGAAGAAGATGAATTTTATTATGACATGCTTCATAAACCCAATGGCGATGCCGAATTATTGAAAATACGTTCGATGGTCGGTTTAATTCCATTGTTTGCAGTCGAAGTTTTGACCCCAGAATTGCTCGAAAAATTACCTTTATTCAAACGCAGAGTGGAATGGGTTTTGAAAAACAGACCCGATTTGGCTAGCTTGGTTTCCAGTTGGTTTGTGCACGGAAAAGGGGAAACGCGTTTGCTCTCCACTTTGCGAGGGCACAGGATGAAAATGATTCTCAAGCGGATGTTTGATGAAAAAGAATTTTTATCTGATTTTGGCGTTCGATCGATGTCAAAATACCACAAAGAACATCCCTACAAGTTCAAATACCACGGCGGAATTATTCAAGTAGATTACACTCCCGCCGAGGCTACTGGCGATATGTTTGGTGGAAATTCGAATTGGAGAGGACCGATATGGTTCCCAATGAATTATTTGATATTGGACTCTTTAGAAAAATTTCATAATTATTATGGTAAAGGTTTTAAAGTGGAATTCCCAACCGATTCAGGAGATGAAATGAACCTTAAAGAGGCTTCGAAGGGCGTTGCGCGTAGATTATTGGCTTTATTTCTTAAAGATGCCGACGATAAAATTCCGATGTATGGCGAATACAAAAAATTCCAAGAAGACCCTCTTTTCAATGCTAATAATTTATTTTTTGAATATTTCGACGGCGATACCGGCAAAGGTTTAGGCGCCAATCATCAAACGGGTTGGACAGGACTGATAGCTGAAATTATCTGGCATTTGAATAAAGAAGAGGAGTAATATTGGCTACCCTAATGGTGTTCAAACTATTTTATTGGCAATTAAATCAATAGTGTAGGGATGGGCAAAATTTAAAATAGGTTCGTGTTGCAGCCATCGTGATTCGTCTTCTTTTTTCAAAATGATGGGCATTCTTTTTTTGGTGTTATGTATTTCTGATAAAAGCGGATTGGCTTCGGTGGTGACAATGGTAAAGGTGTTTTTAACTTCGGCTGTTGCGGGATTGATCCATTGTGAATACAGTCCTGCGAAGGCAAATAATTCCTCTTCTGGCAAGCCTATCTCATATTTTTGTTTCGTTTTTCCTTTGGGGTCCAGCCATTGCCATTCGAAAAAACCATTGGCAATCACGAGACATCTTTTGTTGACCGAGTTCGCGAACGAAGGTTTTTCGATTACCGTTTCTATTTTAGCGTTCAAGTTGTATTTTTGAATAGCCGATTCTTTTGCCCAAGAAGGAATTAAACCCCAATTGTAGTGCGAAATGATCTGTGGTGTTTGGTCGGTTATTATGGGGGTTAAAGGAAATTCAAACGCATTGATGCTTTGTTGAGGTTCAAACAGGCCAATGTTGTGGAATTGGGCTTTGAACCGCTTTTCGACTTCTTGAGCTACTTTGGTTTGTTTGGTATGATAGCACATGGAAAGTGAATTTTTCTAATTTTAGATGTAGTAGTTTCCCTAAGTTAAAATCAATAGTACCGCTCGACTTTTCGAACCAAAAATAAAATATCAAATAGTATTTATTTACAATCACTGTTGTCCGATGAAATGCAAGTATTGTCCCTACGGGACAAATTTACTATTCGTAATCCTCTCGCTACCACTATTTAACCTCTACGAGGTATGCTCCGTTAGGAGCATAATGTTGGTAGTCAAAAAACAAGTCATTCGCCCCCTAATGTCCCGTAGGGACTATATTTGTTGGAGATTTTAGTTTCATTACAATTTTAATCGGACAACAATGATTTACAATTGTGTTTTTACGTAATTTTCTTCCACAATAATTTCGAGTGGCATATAGTGTAAATCCGTCACGGCTTCTTTTAAAACAATTTTTTTATACAGATGAATAATGCCCATATAGCCTTGTTCTTCTGGCTTTTGGTGAATTAAAAAGTCGACAATACCGTCATTCAGGTATTCTAAGTTTTGTTTTAATAATTCGTAACCCACCACTCGAATGCCTTTTATATGGTTGGCTTTTAGAAATTCAGCGACGATGTACACCCTGGAATTGGGTACAAAAACGCAATCGATACCCGAAAACATCGTGGTAGATAATTGGTTTTCGATATCGTATTTGATGCTGATTTCGGTAAAATTAAATTGGGGAAGATTGGGTTTGTCTTCAAAAAAAGCATAAAAACCCTTGATTCGTTGCAGGAAGACGTTCGTTCTCGAAGTACTTTCGACATTTCTTATGATTTTTAGAATCAATACGTTACTGTCATTCTTGATCCCGTAACTGATTAATTTCCCTCCTAGGTAACCACTTTGAAAAGAATCTTGACCTATATACGCTACACCTTCAAGTTCCGGAAGGTTAGAGTCAATCATTACAATGGGGATGTTTTTTTTCTTGTATTCCGTCAGAAAAGAAACCGATTCCTCGTAGAAAATTGGTGCAAAGAGAAGACCGTCGTAATCGAGTTGTAAAATTT is part of the Flavobacterium nackdongense genome and encodes:
- a CDS encoding SOS response-associated peptidase, whose translation is MCYHTKQTKVAQEVEKRFKAQFHNIGLFEPQQSINAFEFPLTPIITDQTPQIISHYNWGLIPSWAKESAIQKYNLNAKIETVIEKPSFANSVNKRCLVIANGFFEWQWLDPKGKTKQKYEIGLPEEELFAFAGLYSQWINPATAEVKNTFTIVTTEANPLLSEIHNTKKRMPIILKKEDESRWLQHEPILNFAHPYTIDLIANKIV
- a CDS encoding MGH1-like glycoside hydrolase domain-containing protein; the encoded protein is MSARDGETNAEKARLKLRTDNKGWKKWGPYLTDRQWGTVREDYSQSGYAWGSSTHDMARSKAYRWGEEGIGGISDNKQHICLAFSFWNHKDRILKERYFGLTPAESNHGEDVKEIYYYLDATPTHSYQKMLYKYPHAAFPYEKIITESQRRSRLEPEYELIDTGVFDNDEYFDITIEYAKADQQDILIKVTVENRSNTAAPITVLPTIWFRNTWSWGYENYKEIPTLKGKGKSLIEVDHKIVGTFNLYADKAKNLLFCENKTNFERLYHSPNKTHFPKDSINEYIVNRKKKAVNPDATGTKASVHYDDVIPALGKKEYRIRFTNGTLDDAFVDFDTIFQNRIDEANEFYAQIQKGVVDEKLKSIQRQAYAGMLWTKQWYYYNVYEWLKGDPSTPKPERGRNEGRNSTWKHLYTSNILSMPDKWEYPWFAAWDLAFHTLPLARLDPDFAKRQLLVILREYYMHPNGQIPAYEWSFSDVNPPVHAWATWKVYEIDKEANGGVGDTVFLERIFHKLLLNFTWWVNLKDENGNNIFGGGFLGMDNIGVFDRSYDLPTGGHLEQADGTGWMAMYCLNMLRIACEISLQNPVYQDMASKFFEHFLHISGAMQSLGSNDVSLWDEEDEFYYDMLHKPNGDAELLKIRSMVGLIPLFAVEVLTPELLEKLPLFKRRVEWVLKNRPDLASLVSSWFVHGKGETRLLSTLRGHRMKMILKRMFDEKEFLSDFGVRSMSKYHKEHPYKFKYHGGIIQVDYTPAEATGDMFGGNSNWRGPIWFPMNYLILDSLEKFHNYYGKGFKVEFPTDSGDEMNLKEASKGVARRLLALFLKDADDKIPMYGEYKKFQEDPLFNANNLFFEYFDGDTGKGLGANHQTGWTGLIAEIIWHLNKEEE
- a CDS encoding LacI family DNA-binding transcriptional regulator translates to MRKNYTFTVSKLKVTIIITIKKIAEIANVSVGTVDRIIHNRGQVTEENIEKVNAIIKEYGYKKNIFASNLAFNKRYKFAVFLPKNKNVEYWRAPIIGVEKAAEELANFGISIDYLYFDYKISSFKKTAKKILQLDYDGLLFAPIFYEESVSFLTEYKKKNIPIVMIDSNLPELEGVAYIGQDSFQSGYLGGKLISYGIKNDSNVLILKIIRNVESTSRTNVFLQRIKGFYAFFEDKPNLPQFNFTEISIKYDIENQLSTTMFSGIDCVFVPNSRVYIVAEFLKANHIKGIRVVGYELLKQNLEYLNDGIVDFLIHQKPEEQGYMGIIHLYKKIVLKEAVTDLHYMPLEIIVEENYVKTQL